A genomic segment from Sorangium aterium encodes:
- a CDS encoding TIGR04295 family B12-binding domain-containing radical SAM protein, protein MKVALVNPPWTFHGSVYLGCREPHLPIELGYARALLERAGHEAALVDAQARGIDLIALRAEVAALRPDMTVIATAPSYLSWRSPPPELRVPMAAVAALRGHGGLLVAVGPHGSATPRAALRKLGVDVIVLGECEEILVMLAGATESRFWQIPSIAYRRNGIDHVQGGPYAACLRTLPALRWDGATIARHVHHHHRFDAVPDGPSAEMETSRGSPCRCASCARDGARDRLRKRPLATVLDELDALLAEGVRHVYFIDERFLPDRALLEELWARDVVFGVQLRIDSWSREMLDLLGRAGCVSIEASVERPSIEGMDPLTRRCSASTEELTALLVHARRSVPFVQANLSDAGSGDPAETASWRQRLLGLGVWANEPVPAFPYPGSPAYTRRWGAPDDGAWERAHAHYIAEHRTFGDLPDSRPLPLTELEHGAR, encoded by the coding sequence GTGAAGGTCGCGCTGGTCAACCCGCCCTGGACCTTCCACGGCAGCGTCTACCTCGGCTGCCGCGAGCCGCACCTGCCGATCGAGCTCGGGTACGCCAGGGCGCTGCTCGAGCGCGCGGGCCACGAGGCCGCGCTCGTCGACGCCCAGGCGCGCGGGATCGACCTCATCGCGCTGCGCGCCGAGGTCGCGGCGCTCCGCCCCGACATGACGGTGATCGCCACGGCGCCGAGCTACCTCTCGTGGCGCAGCCCCCCGCCCGAGCTGCGCGTGCCCATGGCGGCGGTCGCCGCGCTGCGGGGCCACGGCGGCCTCCTCGTCGCCGTCGGCCCTCACGGCTCCGCGACCCCGCGCGCGGCGCTCCGCAAGCTCGGCGTGGACGTCATCGTCCTCGGCGAGTGCGAGGAGATCCTCGTCATGCTCGCCGGCGCGACCGAGTCGCGCTTCTGGCAGATCCCGTCGATCGCCTACCGCAGGAACGGCATCGACCACGTGCAGGGGGGCCCCTACGCCGCCTGCCTGAGGACGCTGCCGGCCCTGCGGTGGGACGGCGCGACGATCGCGCGGCACGTCCACCACCACCACCGCTTCGACGCCGTGCCCGACGGGCCGAGCGCCGAGATGGAGACCTCGCGCGGCAGCCCCTGCCGCTGCGCCTCCTGCGCCAGGGACGGCGCGCGCGACAGGCTCCGGAAGCGCCCGCTCGCGACGGTGCTCGACGAGCTCGACGCGCTCCTCGCCGAGGGCGTGCGCCACGTCTATTTCATCGACGAGCGCTTCCTGCCCGACCGGGCCCTGCTCGAGGAGCTCTGGGCGCGGGACGTGGTGTTCGGCGTCCAGCTCAGGATCGACAGCTGGTCGCGCGAGATGCTCGATCTCCTCGGCCGCGCGGGCTGCGTCTCGATCGAGGCCAGCGTCGAGCGCCCGTCGATCGAGGGGATGGACCCGCTCACCAGGCGGTGCAGCGCGTCGACCGAGGAGCTCACCGCGCTGCTCGTCCACGCCCGGCGGAGCGTGCCCTTCGTGCAGGCCAACCTGAGCGACGCGGGCTCCGGCGATCCGGCCGAGACCGCGTCGTGGCGGCAGCGCCTCCTCGGGCTCGGCGTGTGGGCCAACGAGCCGGTCCCCGCGTTCCCGTACCCCGGCTCCCCCGCGTACACCCGGCGCTGGGGGGCGCCGGACGACGGCGCCTGGGAGCGGGCGCACGCCCATTATATCGCCGAGCACCGGACGTTCGGGGATCTGCCGGACAGCCGGCCGCTGCCGCTCACGGAGCTCGAGCATGGCGCGCGTTGA
- a CDS encoding glycosyltransferase family 4 protein — protein MARVDRGSPGAAAPRPGRVLMTADTQGGVWTVAIELALALSRAGVATVLAIMGGPLSPAARAAAAAIPGLELVESAYRLEWMDDPWDDVAAAGDWLLDLEERVRPDLVHLNGYCHAALPFRAPRVVVAHACVLSWWRAVHRRPAPVRYERYRARVAEGLRAADAVVAPSAAMLSALAGEYGALGLGRGHVIPHARDRRRFAPAPKEPFVFAAGRLWDEAKNLAALEKVAPHLAWPVIVAGSDVAPGGVGRRAGESLCSLGWVDEPELAWWMSRAAIYASPARYAPFGMATLEAALSGCALVLGDLPSLREVWRDAALYVPADDARALHAALDHLVRDAARREALGALARRRAVRFSPRAMARRYLDVYAVALAARPPAPRRVCPPSSPSPCGTPCE, from the coding sequence ATGGCGCGCGTTGACCGCGGATCCCCGGGCGCCGCGGCGCCGCGGCCCGGCCGGGTGCTGATGACGGCCGACACGCAGGGCGGCGTGTGGACGGTCGCGATCGAGCTCGCGCTGGCGCTCTCTCGCGCCGGCGTGGCCACGGTGCTCGCGATCATGGGCGGGCCGCTGTCGCCTGCGGCGCGCGCGGCGGCCGCCGCGATACCGGGCCTCGAGCTCGTCGAGAGCGCCTATCGGCTCGAATGGATGGATGACCCGTGGGACGACGTCGCGGCCGCCGGCGACTGGCTGCTCGACCTCGAGGAGCGGGTGCGGCCGGACCTCGTCCACCTGAACGGCTACTGCCACGCGGCCCTGCCGTTCCGGGCGCCTCGCGTCGTCGTCGCGCACGCCTGCGTGCTGTCGTGGTGGCGCGCAGTGCACCGCCGGCCGGCGCCGGTCCGCTACGAGCGCTACCGCGCGCGGGTCGCCGAGGGCCTCCGGGCCGCGGACGCTGTCGTCGCGCCGAGCGCGGCGATGCTGAGCGCCCTCGCGGGCGAGTACGGCGCGCTCGGCCTGGGCCGCGGCCATGTCATCCCGCACGCGCGCGACCGCAGGCGGTTCGCGCCGGCGCCGAAGGAGCCGTTCGTCTTCGCGGCCGGCCGGCTCTGGGACGAGGCCAAGAACCTCGCGGCCCTCGAGAAGGTCGCGCCCCACCTCGCGTGGCCCGTGATCGTGGCCGGGAGCGACGTCGCGCCGGGCGGCGTCGGCCGCCGCGCCGGGGAGAGCCTCTGCTCCCTCGGGTGGGTGGACGAGCCGGAGCTCGCGTGGTGGATGTCGCGCGCCGCGATCTACGCCTCCCCGGCGCGGTACGCGCCGTTCGGCATGGCCACGCTGGAGGCCGCCCTCTCCGGCTGCGCGCTCGTGCTCGGCGATCTGCCCAGCCTGCGCGAGGTCTGGCGCGACGCGGCCCTCTACGTGCCCGCGGACGACGCGCGCGCGCTCCACGCCGCGCTCGACCACCTCGTCCGGGACGCCGCGCGCCGCGAGGCGCTCGGCGCGCTCGCCCGCCGGCGCGCGGTGCGCTTCAGCCCGCGCGCCATGGCCCGCCGCTACCTCGACGTCTACGCCGTCGCGCTCGCCGCCCGCCCGCCGGCCCCCCGGCGGGTCTGCCCTCCGTCGTCGCCTTCACCCTGCGGGACACCATGCGAATAG
- a CDS encoding CgeB family protein, producing MRIALFCHSLLSDWDHADAHFLRGIAAELDARGHDVLAFEPEDAWSALGLVAAYGPDALREAAAVYPRLRPRRYALSTLDLDAALAGVDVVLVHERSDPELVRRLGEHRARTDRYRLFFHDTHHGLITDPAAIVRRDLSGYDCVLGFGKSVCDLYLSRGVARRAVVWHEAADVRLFRPLPGVEKERDLVWIGNWGDGERTAELHEFLVEPVRALGLRARVHGVRYPDRALSALADAGIEYAGWLPNHRVPDAYARARITVHVPRRPYAAWLPGIPTIRPFEALACGIPLVSAPWTDVERLFSPGRDYLVARTGAEMTEHLRALLSDPEFARGVAEHGRRTVLARHTCAHRVDTLLDLIDELLLLPCYRLGEAADDDVERSGPASGVRRCDPGRYRSPLA from the coding sequence ATGCGAATAGCCCTCTTCTGCCACTCCTTGCTCTCCGACTGGGACCACGCGGACGCGCACTTCCTCCGCGGGATCGCGGCCGAGCTCGACGCGCGCGGCCATGACGTCCTCGCCTTCGAGCCCGAGGACGCCTGGAGCGCCCTGGGCCTCGTCGCGGCGTACGGCCCGGACGCGCTGCGCGAGGCCGCGGCCGTCTATCCGCGCCTCCGCCCGCGCCGTTACGCGCTCTCCACGCTGGACCTCGACGCCGCGCTCGCCGGGGTCGACGTCGTGCTCGTCCACGAGCGGAGCGACCCGGAGCTCGTGCGGCGGCTCGGCGAGCACCGCGCGCGCACGGATCGTTATCGCCTTTTCTTTCACGACACGCACCACGGGCTCATCACCGATCCGGCCGCGATCGTGCGGCGCGATCTCTCGGGGTACGACTGCGTGCTCGGCTTTGGAAAGAGCGTTTGCGATCTCTACCTGAGCCGCGGCGTCGCGCGGCGCGCTGTGGTGTGGCACGAGGCCGCGGACGTGCGCCTGTTCCGGCCGCTGCCCGGGGTCGAGAAGGAGCGCGATCTCGTGTGGATCGGCAACTGGGGGGACGGCGAGCGGACGGCGGAGCTCCACGAGTTCCTCGTCGAGCCCGTGAGGGCGCTCGGGCTCCGCGCGCGGGTCCACGGCGTGCGTTACCCCGATCGCGCGCTCTCGGCGCTCGCGGACGCTGGCATCGAGTACGCCGGCTGGCTCCCCAACCACCGCGTCCCGGACGCCTATGCGCGCGCCCGGATCACGGTGCACGTCCCGCGGCGGCCGTACGCCGCGTGGCTCCCCGGCATCCCCACGATCCGGCCGTTCGAGGCGCTCGCGTGCGGGATCCCGCTCGTGAGCGCGCCGTGGACCGACGTCGAGCGCCTCTTCTCGCCTGGCCGGGACTACCTCGTCGCGCGCACGGGCGCGGAGATGACGGAGCACCTCCGCGCGCTCCTCTCGGACCCGGAGTTCGCGCGCGGCGTCGCCGAGCACGGGCGCCGGACGGTGCTCGCGCGCCACACGTGCGCGCACCGCGTGGACACGCTCCTCGACCTGATCGACGAGCTGCTCTTGCTGCCGTGTTACCGGCTCGGCGAGGCGGCGGACGACGACGTGGAGCGGAGCGGCCCTGCGTCCGGCGTTCGCCGCTGCGACCCGGGCCGCTACCGGAGCCCGCTCGCGTGA
- a CDS encoding UDP-glucuronic acid decarboxylase family protein: protein MGDANGRTVGSGMRVLVMGGAGFIGSHLCERLLVDGHEVIALDDFSTGSPANVAHLMRSSRFWLVEHDVALPFDYEVDRVYHLASPASPARWRGDPVRSTLTNVMGTLHALLCAERHGARLLLASSSDVYGDPDVDPQPESYLGRVDPVGVRACYDEGKRCAEALVMAFHRQGRASGRIARIFNTYGPRMAIDDGRAVSNFIAQALRGEELTVYGSGSQARSFCHVDDLVEGCLRLMEHPAEVGPVNLGNPVEVTVLELAQEIVRLTGSASRIAFRPLPEGDPMRRRPAIDLARRALGFEPRVPLRQGLYATIQSFRRAMAGLDECARRGEPAMAS from the coding sequence ATGGGTGACGCGAACGGGAGGACGGTGGGGAGCGGCATGCGCGTCCTGGTGATGGGGGGCGCCGGCTTCATCGGCTCGCACCTGTGCGAGCGGCTCCTCGTGGACGGCCACGAGGTCATCGCGCTCGACGATTTCTCGACGGGCTCGCCGGCCAACGTGGCTCACCTGATGCGCAGCAGCCGCTTCTGGCTTGTCGAGCACGACGTGGCCCTGCCGTTCGATTACGAGGTCGACAGGGTCTACCACCTGGCGTCGCCGGCGAGCCCTGCGCGCTGGCGGGGCGATCCGGTGCGCTCCACGCTCACGAACGTGATGGGCACGCTGCACGCGCTCCTGTGCGCCGAGCGGCACGGCGCGCGGCTCTTGCTGGCGTCGTCGAGCGATGTGTATGGCGATCCCGACGTCGACCCGCAGCCGGAGAGCTACCTCGGGCGGGTGGATCCGGTCGGCGTGCGCGCCTGTTACGACGAGGGCAAGCGCTGCGCGGAGGCGCTGGTGATGGCCTTTCACCGTCAGGGGCGTGCGTCGGGGCGGATCGCGCGGATCTTCAACACCTACGGGCCGCGGATGGCGATCGACGACGGGCGCGCGGTGAGCAATTTCATCGCCCAGGCGCTCCGGGGGGAGGAGCTGACGGTGTACGGGAGCGGGTCGCAGGCGCGGAGCTTCTGTCACGTCGACGACCTGGTGGAGGGATGTTTGCGGCTGATGGAGCACCCGGCGGAGGTGGGGCCCGTCAACCTGGGGAATCCGGTGGAGGTGACGGTGCTCGAGCTGGCGCAGGAGATCGTGCGGCTCACGGGGAGCGCGAGCCGGATCGCGTTCCGCCCGCTGCCGGAGGGGGATCCGATGCGGCGGCGCCCGGCGATCGATCTGGCGCGGCGGGCGCTGGGGTTCGAGCCGCGGGTGCCGCTCCGGCAGGGGCTCTACGCGACAATACAGAGCTTCCGGCGCGCGATGGCGGGGCTGGACGAATGCGCGCGGCGAGGGGAGCCGGCGATGGCGAGCTGA
- a CDS encoding DUF4328 domain-containing protein, with amino-acid sequence MSGWAEAREGWSRDVRVVRRRARLAIAGLIAMGAVAAFTALVGAWHVVLLGSTDVSAPTWRLANTLREVGGLLELGLGLLASVVFLRWLSRTVALAGELDPVRGFHWTPSEAVLGFFIPLVNLVQPYRVLRDLHDGLAPAGVPEPAPRPLLDGGGGYRRVEVARAPRAGAVHHAALGAWWGLYVASRGLGWLASSMPDLTTAEFIRSRVAFIASDAASIAAACLAVLMVRAIDSRVAERHRRLAYASEDELDQLLVERDLQLRRDMAKIADFDDRE; translated from the coding sequence GTGAGCGGTTGGGCCGAAGCTCGGGAGGGGTGGAGCCGCGACGTCCGCGTCGTGCGCCGGCGCGCTCGTCTGGCGATTGCCGGGCTGATCGCGATGGGGGCGGTGGCGGCGTTCACGGCGCTGGTCGGGGCGTGGCACGTCGTGTTGCTCGGCTCGACGGACGTCTCGGCGCCGACGTGGCGGCTCGCCAACACGCTCCGTGAGGTCGGGGGTTTGCTCGAGCTGGGGCTCGGGCTCCTTGCGAGCGTTGTGTTCCTGCGCTGGCTCTCCAGGACAGTCGCGCTGGCGGGCGAGCTGGATCCGGTGCGGGGGTTTCACTGGACGCCGTCCGAGGCGGTCCTGGGATTCTTCATTCCCCTCGTGAACCTGGTGCAGCCGTACAGGGTGCTGCGCGATCTGCACGACGGCCTTGCTCCGGCGGGGGTGCCCGAGCCTGCGCCGCGACCTCTCCTGGACGGCGGGGGTGGTTACCGGCGCGTCGAGGTGGCGCGCGCCCCACGGGCCGGCGCGGTGCACCATGCCGCGCTCGGCGCGTGGTGGGGGCTCTATGTCGCGAGCCGCGGACTCGGGTGGTTGGCCTCGTCCATGCCGGATCTGACCACGGCGGAGTTCATCCGGTCCCGGGTTGCGTTCATTGCGTCCGACGCGGCGTCGATCGCTGCTGCGTGCCTCGCAGTGCTGATGGTCCGGGCGATCGACAGCCGGGTCGCGGAGCGCCATCGAAGGTTGGCGTACGCCTCCGAAGACGAGCTCGACCAGCTCCTCGTGGAGCGCGATCTCCAGCTGCGGCGGGACATGGCGAAGATCGCCGACTTCGACGATCGCGAGTAG
- a CDS encoding tyrosinase family protein has product MTRELHRRAFVRGMIAAASAAWLGLSLGCGADTSVDAGDASPGAQAIVRKSASAMTSEEIDRFERAYEYAVASGFFDVFNDEHYDHHRHRHHGADLQATSPMTIMVMDETSGYRLLPWHRAFLLEAEQMLRAALRQRDQEEGMDPSEADLLFIPYWDAAHDQDLPHWVHGFEPKGGTAIVPPGLPEGHAGYGKAVGERYDIVFGRWPGKNLVFDTLQAPEDVERILAERTFADFYDALDVTPELRIENYPKAQAALDVLEVKLPDSAAVQTLVDAFGGPPSSSQQGAETTNALFEIGWIGAVEAQKAAPDTELVGAVKDVYSLFNFMPHVRMHLWAGGLDPANADVRGTVTYFNELTVDPVFWMLHGELDRYWYTWEKTHADEPPLEGDDRSFNPLTASEGAWYGGGETYTLDDLTAHDALPYVYDVLFDG; this is encoded by the coding sequence ATGACACGTGAGTTGCATCGACGAGCGTTCGTGCGTGGGATGATCGCGGCGGCGTCGGCGGCGTGGCTCGGGCTCTCGCTCGGCTGTGGCGCCGACACCTCGGTGGACGCCGGCGACGCGAGCCCGGGAGCCCAGGCGATCGTCCGCAAGAGCGCCTCGGCGATGACCAGCGAAGAGATCGACAGGTTCGAGCGAGCCTACGAGTATGCCGTCGCGAGCGGCTTCTTCGACGTCTTCAACGACGAGCACTACGACCACCACCGGCATCGCCACCACGGCGCCGACCTGCAGGCCACCTCGCCGATGACCATCATGGTCATGGACGAAACGTCGGGCTACCGGCTCCTGCCGTGGCACCGGGCCTTCCTCCTCGAGGCGGAGCAGATGCTCCGCGCCGCCCTCCGCCAGCGAGACCAGGAAGAGGGCATGGACCCGAGCGAAGCCGATCTCCTGTTCATTCCGTACTGGGACGCGGCGCACGATCAGGACCTGCCGCACTGGGTCCACGGCTTCGAGCCCAAGGGCGGGACGGCCATCGTGCCGCCCGGCCTGCCCGAGGGGCACGCCGGGTACGGCAAGGCGGTGGGCGAGCGCTACGACATCGTCTTCGGGCGCTGGCCGGGCAAGAACCTGGTCTTCGATACGCTGCAGGCGCCCGAAGACGTCGAGCGCATACTCGCCGAGCGCACGTTCGCCGATTTCTACGATGCGCTCGACGTCACCCCCGAGCTCCGCATCGAGAACTATCCCAAGGCGCAGGCGGCGCTGGATGTGCTCGAGGTGAAGCTGCCGGACAGCGCGGCCGTCCAGACGCTCGTCGACGCTTTCGGCGGACCCCCGAGCAGCTCGCAGCAGGGCGCGGAGACGACCAATGCCCTCTTCGAGATCGGCTGGATCGGAGCCGTCGAGGCGCAGAAGGCGGCGCCGGACACCGAGCTCGTCGGTGCCGTCAAGGATGTTTACAGCCTCTTCAACTTCATGCCCCACGTCCGGATGCACCTGTGGGCGGGCGGGCTCGATCCGGCGAACGCGGACGTGCGCGGCACCGTGACGTATTTCAACGAGCTGACGGTGGATCCCGTGTTCTGGATGCTCCACGGCGAGCTCGATCGTTATTGGTATACGTGGGAGAAGACGCACGCGGACGAGCCGCCGCTCGAGGGCGACGACCGGAGCTTCAACCCGCTCACCGCGAGCGAGGGCGCCTGGTACGGCGGCGGAGAGACGTACACGCTCGACGATCTCACCGCGCACGACGCGCTGCCGTACGTCTACGATGTGCTGTTCGACGGGTGA
- a CDS encoding AraC family transcriptional regulator, with product MSDISVKVFQAVVAGAAADGVAPAELLAAAGVDPGDLADPDMRFPRAIEARLWSEAARLVRDDSFGLRLAQRLPVGSLGALGFAVRSSATVGEAYARAARYLRVVAIGPSLDIRIEGDVALLRHEPPRSSPAPSRHAVEFFLGNLVVLARRGADPAFIPRAARFRHAAPGRVDEHRRLFGAGLRFGEAHDELVIDRALLARPQAHAEPLLCEVLDQHLASLAAALPAEASFLERARAAIAAELAHGEPGLPAIAARLRMSPRSLQRRLKEEGTSLSSVLDRLRADLAVRYLSESRDAISEIAFLLGFSEVSTFHRAFKRWTGVTPAAYRRGAGRRARELPRAAARHPSNSTS from the coding sequence GTGAGCGACATCTCCGTGAAGGTCTTCCAGGCCGTCGTCGCCGGCGCGGCGGCCGACGGCGTGGCCCCCGCGGAGCTGCTCGCCGCCGCCGGGGTCGATCCGGGGGACCTCGCCGATCCGGACATGCGCTTTCCGCGGGCGATCGAGGCCCGGCTCTGGAGCGAGGCCGCCCGGCTCGTCCGCGACGACAGCTTCGGCCTGCGCCTCGCGCAGAGGCTGCCGGTGGGCAGCCTCGGGGCGCTGGGGTTCGCGGTGCGGAGCAGCGCCACCGTCGGGGAAGCCTACGCGCGCGCGGCCCGCTACCTCCGCGTCGTGGCCATCGGCCCCTCCCTCGACATCCGGATAGAGGGCGATGTCGCCCTGCTCCGCCACGAGCCGCCCCGGAGCAGCCCCGCGCCCTCGCGCCACGCGGTCGAGTTCTTCCTTGGCAACCTCGTCGTCCTCGCGAGGCGGGGCGCGGACCCGGCGTTCATCCCGCGCGCCGCGCGGTTTCGCCACGCCGCGCCCGGGCGCGTCGACGAGCACCGCCGCCTCTTCGGCGCCGGCCTGCGCTTCGGGGAGGCCCACGATGAGCTGGTGATCGATCGCGCTCTCCTCGCGAGGCCCCAGGCGCACGCCGAGCCCCTGCTCTGCGAGGTGCTCGACCAGCACCTCGCCTCGCTGGCCGCAGCGCTGCCGGCCGAGGCGAGCTTCCTAGAGCGCGCGCGCGCCGCGATCGCGGCCGAGCTCGCCCACGGCGAGCCGGGGCTGCCGGCGATCGCGGCGCGCCTGCGCATGAGCCCGCGCAGCCTCCAGCGGCGGCTCAAGGAGGAGGGCACATCGCTCTCGTCGGTCCTCGATCGGCTGCGCGCCGATCTCGCCGTGCGCTACCTGAGCGAGTCGCGCGACGCGATCTCGGAGATCGCGTTCCTTCTCGGGTTCTCCGAGGTGAGCACGTTCCACCGCGCCTTCAAGCGCTGGACCGGTGTGACGCCGGCCGCCTACCGCCGCGGCGCGGGGCGCCGAGCGCGAGAGCTCCCCCGCGCGGCGGCGCGTCACCCGTCGAACAGCACATCGTAG